GTTTGACCCAGTCGCAGTTCATAGCCTTTTACCTCATGTCCCCAAGCGAGCCGCGCATCTTCTGCGTGGCCCGGAACAGCGTGTTCTTCGCCGTCTCTTCGGTGGTATTCAGCATCTCGCCGATGGTGCGGAGCTTCAGCCCCTGGAAATGTTTCAACTCAAAGACCATGCGCTCCCGGGGGGTGAGCTTGGTCATGGCCCGGGCGATGCGCCCGCCCAGTTCTCGCCGCATCAGGTCGCGCTCCGGGTCGGCGCCCGGACGGTCGTCGGAGACCTGGCCCAGCAGGTCGAACTCTTCCCCGTTGCTGTCCACCGTGACCGGAGCATCTTCCTTGCGCACCTGCTTCTTGCGCAGGTGGTCGAGGCAGAGGTTGGTCACGATGCGGTAAACCCAGGTGTAGAAGGAGCACTCGAAGCGGAAGCTGCCGATATTGCGGTAGGCCTTGAGGAATGCTTCCTGGTAGATGTCCTGGGCGTCGGCTTCCGAACCGGCCAGGTGGAGGGCGAGGCGCAGGACCGCCCGGTCGTACTGGCGGACCA
The genomic region above belongs to Terriglobales bacterium and contains:
- a CDS encoding sigma-70 family RNA polymerase sigma factor, with product MVSQSLSRVDDSQLIRAAQRGDRVAFEELVRQYDRAVLRLALHLAGSEADAQDIYQEAFLKAYRNIGSFRFECSFYTWVYRIVTNLCLDHLRKKQVRKEDAPVTVDSNGEEFDLLGQVSDDRPGADPERDLMRRELGGRIARAMTKLTPRERMVFELKHFQGLKLRTIGEMLNTTEETAKNTLFRATQKMRGSLGDMR